ATCGATCTCGCCGGTCCATTTGCGGTTGCAGCCGCGGCGCGCGTCGGGGCCGAAGCGTGCGAGCTTCGTCGGCACGCCGAGGAATTCGGTGAGCCATGCGGCCGTGTCGGCGCCGGTGTCGATCGCGTCGACGGTGTCGCGCCACACGGTCGCGGCCATCTTCGGCGTGGCGGGCGTCGCGTCGCCATCGAGCGGCGTGCGGATTTCCGGCATGCCCGGCGCGTTCAGCACGAGTGCATCGCCGTCGAGCGTCGGGCGGATCAGCGCGAGGCGCGGGTGCGTGCGCTGCGTGAGCATCTGCCCGTGCGGATCGGTGATCAGCCAGTGGCGGTCGTACGCGAGGCCCGTTTCCAGCAGTTGCGCGCGTGTCAGCGCGATGCCGGCGCAGGATTTGATCGGATAGACGAAGAGTTCGGTGATGGCTGGCATGACGCTGGCTGAAGGCGGGCTGATCGAAGCGCGATTGTGCCAGATCGTGCCGCAGCCGTTTGGGCGGCTGCGCGCCGCCCGCGCTCGTCACGCGAGCGGGAAGCCCGTGTCGAAGGTCGTGCGTACGTCGAGCGGCTGGCGCAGCAGCCCGGCCTTCAGGTAGAAGTCGGCCGTGCGCTGCTGCCCGGCGATCACCGGCGCGTCGATCGGCAGCCAGCGCGTGCCGCGGCGCTCGAATTGCAGCTTCGCGGCGGCCGGCGGAATGCCGATGATGCGCGCGAGCGCCGCCGAATACGCGTCGACGTGCCGGTACGACCAGGCCTGCGCGCGCACGACGCGCCGCAGGAAATCGTGCAGTACGTCGCGTTTCGATGCGATCGCCGCGTCGGTCGCCGCCAGATAGCTGAGGCCCGACCACAGCCCGCGGCCGTTGACCAGCACGCGCGCGCGGCCGCTCGTTTCGGCGAGCGCGGTATAGGGCTCCCAGGTTGCCCACGCGTCGATCGAACCGGTGGCGAGCGCCAGCATCGTGTCGGCCGGCGGCAGGAAGCGGAACGACACGGCATCGGGCGGCAGGCCGGCCGCGTCGAGCGCCTTCAGCGTGACGAAATGGCCGATCGAGCCGCGCGTGGTGCCGATGCGCTTGCCTTTCAGGTCGGCCGCGCCTTTCAGCGCGGCGTCGGGCTGCACGAGCACGGCCGTGCCGTACGGATCGGAACGGTTCGCGCCGATCACCTTGATGCGGGCGCCCGATGCCAGCGCGAAGATCACCGGCGCGTCGCCGATCGGCCCGCAGTCGACGGCGGCCGCGTTCAGCGCTTCGGCGAGCGGCGCGGCGGCAGGAAATTCGGTCCACGCGATGTCGTACGCGAGGCCGTTCAGTTCGCCGGCCGCTTCGAGCAGTGCGCGCAGCCCGCCTTTCTGGTCGCCGGCGCGCAGCAGCGGGCGTGCGCCCGATTGCGCGCGCACGACGGCGGGGGCGGCGGCGATCGTGGCAAGGGCGCTCGCCTGGGCGAGGAAGTGGCGTCGGGTCGGATTCATCGTGAAGTTCGGTTGAGGGAAGGGTTCATGAATTCAATGCGGGAGCCCGGCTTGTACGTCGCGCACGGGTTCCCGATCGACGCGCAGCAGCAGTGCGGTCAGCGCGTCGCCGCGGGTGGCCGGCGTGGACGGCCGGACAGCCGCCGTATCCGAGCGGCACAGCAGGTCGGCGTCCGACCAGCCGGCGCTGCCCGGCAACGCACGCGCGCGCAGCCAGCCGCGTCGATCCGCAAGCAGTTGCGTGCCGCCGAGCGCATCGGGCGCGACGCCGGCAATCGTCGCGAACGCGCGCCACGCATCGACGGTCGTCGCGACGCAGTTCGCACGCGAGCCGGTCGACGATGGCACCGACACCCCGTTTTCGGTGACCAGCAAGGTCTGCCAGCGCGCGTCTTCCTGCGGTGGCGTCGCGCCCGGCGCAAGCGCGACGACGCGCACGCGCTGGCCTTCGCGCCAGCGCTCGAGCGCTTGAGGCGCGGCGTCGCCGCACCGCACGTCGAGGGCCGGCAGCGGGACCGGCACCGGCCACGCGCCTTCTGCCTGCGCGCCGCTGCCGGCAGCCAGCGCTTTCAGGTAGTCGAGCACGGCCCAAGTGTCCTGCGGGCCGAGGGTCGCCGCAAAGCCGGGCATCGTCGGCGCGCCGTGCTCGTTCTGCGTGCCGTGGCGCACGCGCCAGAACAGTTCGCCGTCGAGGCGACGCGCGAGCAGCGCGCCGGCGAAGGTCGGCGGCCAGTGCGCGAGCGTGGCCGCGAGCGGCCCTTCGCCGCGTCCGTCCGTGCCGTGGCAGGCCGCGCAATGTTGCGTGTACAGGTGCGCGCCGCGCATCACGTTCGCTACGGAAAACGGCGCGGGATCGCGCTGAAAGCTGGTCGGCACGGCCGGCGCGAGCCACAGCGACGCAGGTGGCCACGGCGCGAACCACGCGACGGCCAGCGCGGCGATGGCCGACGCGATATGCCACTTGCGCGAAGCCAGCGCGGTGCACGCGAGCACGACGGCCAGCGCCGTCGCGCCACAGGCGAGCGCGAGCTGCCGCGTGAGCCCCGCGTCGATGCGCAGCGTCTCGAGCGCGATGCGATGCGCCCACGGCCACGCGGCCTGTCCCTCGGCGTCGCCGGTCAGGCCGATCGCGTGCAGCCCACGCGCCAACGCGATTTGCGCGCGATACAGCAGTTGCAGGAACGCGATGGCCCAGTCGGCGAACGGCGGCGCGTTCATCGCGCGCGTCCCCGGCGGATCGCGGTCAAACGTCGAACGGCATCCGGCATCTACCAGCTCGCATCGAGCCCGAGATGCCGCAGCGCGTCGTGCCGCAATTCGGCGAGGCGCGGGTCGCCGCGATGGCGCGGGTAGGGCAGGTCGACGCGCAGTTCGGCGACGATCGTTGCCGGGCGCGGCCCGAACACGATCACGCGCTGCGCGAGGAACAGCGCTTCTTCCACGTCGTGCGTGACGAGCAGCGCGGAGAAACCGTCGCGTTGCCACAGCGCGGTCAGCTCGGCCTGCATCGTGAGCCGCGTCAGCGAATCGAGCTTGCCGAGCGGTTCGTCGAGGATCAGCAGGCGCGGATCGTTGACGAGCGCGCGGGCGAGCGCGACGCGCTGCGCCATCCCGCCGGACAACTGATGCGGAAACACGTTCGCGAAGTCCTGCAGCCCGACGCGCGCGAGCGCATCGTCGACGCGATGCTGCGAGGCACGCGCCACGCCGCGTGCTTCGAGGCCGAGCGAGACGTTCGCGCGCACGCGCCGCCACGGGTACAGCGTCGGGTCCTGGAACACGACGATGCGCGACGGATCGGGCCGCTCGATCGGCACGCCATCCTGCGCGATGGTGCCTTGACGCGCGGCGTCGAGTCCCGCGACGAGGCGCAGCAGCGTCGATTTTCCGCAGCCGCTCGGGCCGAGCAGCGCGACGAATTCGCCGGCCGCGACCGACAGCGACACGTCGTCGAGCACCGGCAGCGTGCCGCCGGGGTCGTCGAATGCATGGCTCACGCGGCGGATGTCGATGCGCGCGCCGCGCGGCGGCGTGACGGCGGGCGCCGCGGCAGTGGCCGCGGACGGTTCGAGTACGGCGGCGCTTACCATTTGACGGTTCCTTTCTGCCACGCGAGCACACGGTCGCGCACGGCGAACAGCAGCGCGATCAGCCCGGAAAACAGCAGCGCCATCACGATCAGCGCCGCATACATGTTCACGTACGACGCCCAGCCCTGCGCCCAGCTCAAATACCAGCCGAGCCCCGACTTGACGCCCATCATCTCGGCGACGACCAACACGGTGAACGACGCGCTCAGCCCCATGAAGATGCCGACGAACACGTGCGGCAGCGCGGCCGGAATCGCGACGCGCAGCACGAGGAAGCGTGCGTTCGCGCCGAGCGTGCGCGCGACGTCGTAGTACTGCTTGTTCACGCTCGCGACACCGGACCACGTGAGCACGGCAACCGGGAAGCCCGTCGCCAGCGCGATCAGGAACGCGGCGGCCGAATAGCTCGACGGGAAGAAGTAGAACGTGAGCGGCAGCAGCGCGGTGGCCGGCACCGGCCCGAGCACGCGCAGCACCGGATGCACCCAGTAGCCGATCCGGCGCGACCAGCCGATCGACACGCCGACCGCGAAGCCGACCGTGACGCCGTACGCGAAGCCGAGTGCGAGCAGCTTCAGCGTGTTGGCGGCGCTGCCGGCGAGGCGCGGCCAGTCGTCGACGTAGACCTCGATCAGCGCCTGCGGCGGCGCGAAGAACGGCGTCGGCAGCCAGCCGGTTTTGGCGGTGACGATTTCCCACGCGGCGAGCACGAGCGGCAGCGCGACGAGCCACGGGCCGGCCGGGCGTACCCGCGCGAGCCGCGTGCGGGTCGCCGCAACCCGATGGCCGAGCGTCGCGGCGATGAGCAGCAGCGCGGCGATCGTCCACGCGGCCGTGCCGAACGTGTCGGTGTACGCCCAGTCGCTGAAGCCGACGATCCGGTTCGGCCACAGTTGCGTGAGTGCGCCGAGCGCGGCCCACGCGAATGCGGCGGCGATCCCGGTCGGCCAGATGCGCTCGCGCCGCGCCTGCGCGGCCAGCGTGGCTTCGCACGTCGTGCAGGCTGCGCGCGCGGAACCTGGAGCGTTGGCGGCGCCGGCCGGAGCCGCCGCGGTACGTGCGGCGGAAGCGTGTTCGATCGTCGACATCGTGTTACCCCAGTACGTTCGCATAGACCTGCTGCGCGAAGCGCTGCGGGTCCGTGCTCTTCTTCAGCACGCTGATGCGGCGGAAATCGTCCGCATAGAACGCGATTTCCTGCTGCAGGTCGACGTTGGTCGGGTGATGCGTGTAGGTGAGCGTCGCATACAGCTTGCGCAGATCCTCGGGGCTGATCTTCGGCGAATACTTGGCGAACACCTTCGCGGCTTCGTTCGGGTTGTCGTGCGTGTACTCGGTGGCCTGCACGATCGAGCGCGCGAGCGCGGCGGCCGACGGCCGGTCGTTGCGCACGAGGTCGCCGCGCGCGCCGATCACGCAGCACACCTTGCGCGCGTATTCGCCGGACAGGTTGGTCGCGAGTTCGGTATACGCGCCGTTGCTGCGCTTTTCGAGCAGATACAGATTCGGGTCGCCGTCGGCGATCGCGTGGATTTCGCCCTTGTCGACCGCGACGCCGAGCAGGTCGGCCGGATACTGTCGCCACGTGATGTCGCGCTCCGGATCGACGCCGTTCTTCGCGAGCAGGATCGAGAAAAAGTGCTTGCCGGGCGCGGCGAGATCGCTGACGCCGACGGTCTTGCCTTTCAGCGCCTGCAGCGTCGTGACGCCGGCCGCCTTCGCGCCGAGCAGGCGCACGCAGCCGCCGTGCGAACTGCCGATGATCTTTACGTCGAAGCCGGCTTCGAGCGGCTTCAGCCAGCGGTGGATCATCCCGACCGCCGCGTCGGCCTTGCCGGTCGCGATCGATTCGAGCAGTTGATCGGTCGAGCCGCTGTAGTTGATCAGCTCGACCTGCAGCCCGTTCTTCTCGAAGAAGCCGCGCTCCTGCGCGACGACGATCGGCGTCAGGCAGAACGCGTTCTGGTTCCACGCGAACGTGAGTTTCTTCAGCGGCGGCGCGGACCACGCCTTGCGGCCGAGCGTGATCGCGGGGACGGCGAGCGCGGCGGCGCCGGCCGCGCGCAGCAGCCGGCGGCGTTGGTCGTCGTGCGTGTCGGCGGGCGCGGGTGCGGTGGTGTGGGTCATTGTGTGGTCTCCGGGTGGCGCAAGGTCGGCTCAGTCGAGCAGATCGGGTTCGTCGGCGACGACGCGCGCGAACAGGCTGTCGAACGCATGCAGCGCACCGTCGGGGCCGCCGATCTGGCCATGCGTATGACGCGCGGTCGCGTGATCGATCGGTTGCGGCGTGCCGGCCGCTTCGGCCAGCAACTGCGTGTGCGCGGCATTGTCGAGCGCGATGTACCACCACGCGGCGGCCTCGACCGTCGGGCCGGCCGTCAGGATGCCGTGGTTCTTCAGGATCACGCCCTTGTGCGTGGTGCCGTCCGGCTTCGCGAGCGCATCGGCGATCCGCGCGCCTTCGCTGGTGTCGACGATCATCCCCGTGAAATCGTCGAACAGCGCGTGGTCTTCATAGAACACGCACGCGTCCTGCGTGAGCGGATCGAGCGGGCGGCCGAGCGTCGACCAGGCCTTGCCGTAGGTCGAATGCGTGTGCGCGGCGGCGACGACGTGCGGATGGGCTTCGTGGATCGCCGCATGGATCGCGAACGCGGCCTTGTTCAGCGGCCGCTGGCCGATCGCGGTTTCGCCGCGCGCGTTGACGAGCAGCAGGTCGGAGACCTTGATCTGCGAGAAATGCACGCCGAGCGGGTTCACCCAGAAATGATCGGGCAACTCCGGATCGCGCGCGGTGATGTGGCCGGCGAGGCCCGACGCGAAGCCGAAGCGCGCGAACAGGCGGAACGCGGCCGCGAGCCGCTCCTGCCGGTGGCGGCGCTCGGCCGCCACGTCGATGCGCGGCGCGGGCGGATCGAACCAGAAATGCTGGCGCGGGGTATCGGCGAGCACGAGTCCCGATGCGGTACGGTCGGGCGACGAAAGGACGGCGGACATGGTGGCGTGGGGCTCCGTATGGTTCCGTGGGGCTCAGGCGGCGCGGCGGGCCGCGTCGCGTGCGGCGACGGCGCCGCGCACGCGCGGAATCAGTTCGCGGCCGTAGTCGATCGCGTCTTCGAGCGGATCGAAGCCGCGGATCAGGAACGTCGTCACGCCGAGGTCGTAGTAGTCGAGCAGCGCGTCGGCGACCTGTTCGGGCGTGCCGACGAGCGCCGTCGAATTCGAGCGCGCGCCGGTGAGCTTCGCGATCTCGGTCCACAGCCGCTTGTCGACGCGCGAGCCGCGCTCGGCAGCGGCGAGCAGGCGGCGCGCGCCTTCGCTCTGCTGCGGGCCGCCGGCGCCGAGCCCGGCCGCTTCGCGCAGCCGGCGCGTTTCGTCGAGGATGCGGTGCGCGCGCGCCCATGCTTCGTCCTCGGTCGCCGCGAGGATCGGGCGGAACGACACGGAGAAGCGCACCTGGCGGCCGTGCTTCGCGGCTTCGGCGCGCACGCGCGTCGTCAGGTCGCGCACCTGGTCGAGCGATTCGCCCCACAGCGCGTAGACGTCCGCGTGCTTGCCGGCCACCGCGAGCGCCGCGTCCGACGCACCGCCGAAGTAGATCGGCACATGCGGCTGCTGGAACGGCTTCACTTCCGAGAAACCCTGCTTGAACCGGTAGTGCGCGCCGTCGTGATCGAACGGCTGCGGTTCCGTCCAGATCCGCCGCAGGATGCCCAGGTATTCGTCGGTGCGCGCATAGCGTGCGTCGTGATCGAGGAAATCGCCGTCGCGCTGCTGCTCGCTGTCCGAGCCGCCGGAGATGAAGTGCACGGCGAGCCGGCCGCGGCTGAACTGGTCGAGCGTCGCGATCTGCCGCGCGGCGAGCGTCGGCGCGGTGAAGCCCGGGCGATGCGCGAGCATGAAGTGGATGCGCTCGGTCGCGGCCGCCGCGAACGCGATCGTCAGCGTCGCCGACGGGCCGGTCGAGTGATGCGGCACGAGGATCCGGTCGAAGCCGGCCGTTTCGTGGGCGCGGGCAAAGTCGCGCACATAGTCGGGATCGACCACGGGGCCCGACGCCGGGTGGATTTCCGACTGTTTCTGGCTCTGGATCATGCCGATGAATTCGACGCTCATCTGGGTCTCCGGTGCAGGGATGTCCCGGCGCACGGCCGGGCAGGAATGGAGCGCAGGTTAACGCCGGGATCATGCGGAACGGAAATAATCAATCCCGATTTGAATATCAGATTTGCATGGTTTGGGGGCGCATGCGTTGCGCATACGCTGTGGGCTCGTGAATGATCGGGCGCGCGTGGGTGCCGCCTTCTTGCCGCCGTGTTCGACCTACCCAGGGAATCCGTTTCGATGTCCGCCAGCCTTGCCGCTTCCTCGCCGCCACCGCAACCTGCGCTGCGCCTTCTGCCCGCCGACCTCGCCAAAGCTGCCGACGCCGCCGACGAGACGAACGACGCGCGCCTCGCCGCGCTGCTCGAGCGTCTCGCCCCCGAACTCGCCGCCGATGCGGCCCGCAACGACGTCGACGGCCGCTTTCCGCACGAGAACTTCGCGCGGCTGCATCGTGCCGGGCTGATCGCGCAGGTCGTGCCGCGCGAACATGGCGGCGCCGGGGCGACGCTCGCGCAGGCGAGCCGGATCGTCGCGGCCGTCGCCGGGGCCGATCCCGCCACCGCGCTGGTGCTGACGATGACGTATCTGCAGCATCGCGCGCTCGGCCGCGCCGACAACCGCTGGCCGGCGCAGGTGCGGCGCGCGGTGTTCGACAGCGCGGTCGCGCACGGCGCGCTGATCAACGCGCTGCGCGTCGAGCCCGCGCTCGGTTCGCCGTCGCGCGGCGGGCTGCCGGCGACCATCGCCCGCCGCGACGGCGACGGCTGGCGGCTGTCGGGCCACAAGCTCTACAGCACCGGCATTCCGGCGCTGCGCTGGCTGGCCGTGTGGGCGCGCACCGACGAACCGGCGCCGCGCGTCGGCGTGTTTCTCGTGCCGCGCGAGCGCGCGACCGACGGCGAGCGCATCCGCGTGATCGAAAGCTGGAATCATCTTGGCCTGCGCGCATCGGGCAGCCATGAAGTCGTGTTCGACGACGTGCCGCTGCCGGCCGAATATGCGGTCGACGTGCGCGCGCCGGACGCATGGGTCGTGTCGGCCGCCACCCATGCGGATGCCGACGCGCAGGCCGATCAGCAGGCGTGGATGGTCGCGCTGCTCGGCAGCCTGTACGACGCGGTGGCGCGCGCATCGCGCGACTGGCTGGTCGAATTCGCGACGACGCGTGCGCCG
This is a stretch of genomic DNA from Burkholderia cenocepacia. It encodes these proteins:
- a CDS encoding ABC transporter substrate-binding protein, whose protein sequence is MNPTRRHFLAQASALATIAAAPAVVRAQSGARPLLRAGDQKGGLRALLEAAGELNGLAYDIAWTEFPAAAPLAEALNAAAVDCGPIGDAPVIFALASGARIKVIGANRSDPYGTAVLVQPDAALKGAADLKGKRIGTTRGSIGHFVTLKALDAAGLPPDAVSFRFLPPADTMLALATGSIDAWATWEPYTALAETSGRARVLVNGRGLWSGLSYLAATDAAIASKRDVLHDFLRRVVRAQAWSYRHVDAYSAALARIIGIPPAAAKLQFERRGTRWLPIDAPVIAGQQRTADFYLKAGLLRQPLDVRTTFDTGFPLA
- a CDS encoding c-type cytochrome, with the translated sequence MNAPPFADWAIAFLQLLYRAQIALARGLHAIGLTGDAEGQAAWPWAHRIALETLRIDAGLTRQLALACGATALAVVLACTALASRKWHIASAIAALAVAWFAPWPPASLWLAPAVPTSFQRDPAPFSVANVMRGAHLYTQHCAACHGTDGRGEGPLAATLAHWPPTFAGALLARRLDGELFWRVRHGTQNEHGAPTMPGFAATLGPQDTWAVLDYLKALAAGSGAQAEGAWPVPVPLPALDVRCGDAAPQALERWREGQRVRVVALAPGATPPQEDARWQTLLVTENGVSVPSSTGSRANCVATTVDAWRAFATIAGVAPDALGGTQLLADRRGWLRARALPGSAGWSDADLLCRSDTAAVRPSTPATRGDALTALLLRVDREPVRDVQAGLPH
- a CDS encoding ABC transporter ATP-binding protein — its product is MVSAAVLEPSAATAAAPAVTPPRGARIDIRRVSHAFDDPGGTLPVLDDVSLSVAAGEFVALLGPSGCGKSTLLRLVAGLDAARQGTIAQDGVPIERPDPSRIVVFQDPTLYPWRRVRANVSLGLEARGVARASQHRVDDALARVGLQDFANVFPHQLSGGMAQRVALARALVNDPRLLILDEPLGKLDSLTRLTMQAELTALWQRDGFSALLVTHDVEEALFLAQRVIVFGPRPATIVAELRVDLPYPRHRGDPRLAELRHDALRHLGLDASW
- a CDS encoding ABC transporter permease; the encoded protein is MSTIEHASAARTAAAPAGAANAPGSARAACTTCEATLAAQARRERIWPTGIAAAFAWAALGALTQLWPNRIVGFSDWAYTDTFGTAAWTIAALLLIAATLGHRVAATRTRLARVRPAGPWLVALPLVLAAWEIVTAKTGWLPTPFFAPPQALIEVYVDDWPRLAGSAANTLKLLALGFAYGVTVGFAVGVSIGWSRRIGYWVHPVLRVLGPVPATALLPLTFYFFPSSYSAAAFLIALATGFPVAVLTWSGVASVNKQYYDVARTLGANARFLVLRVAIPAALPHVFVGIFMGLSASFTVLVVAEMMGVKSGLGWYLSWAQGWASYVNMYAALIVMALLFSGLIALLFAVRDRVLAWQKGTVKW
- a CDS encoding ABC transporter substrate-binding protein — protein: MTHTTAPAPADTHDDQRRRLLRAAGAAALAVPAITLGRKAWSAPPLKKLTFAWNQNAFCLTPIVVAQERGFFEKNGLQVELINYSGSTDQLLESIATGKADAAVGMIHRWLKPLEAGFDVKIIGSSHGGCVRLLGAKAAGVTTLQALKGKTVGVSDLAAPGKHFFSILLAKNGVDPERDITWRQYPADLLGVAVDKGEIHAIADGDPNLYLLEKRSNGAYTELATNLSGEYARKVCCVIGARGDLVRNDRPSAAALARSIVQATEYTHDNPNEAAKVFAKYSPKISPEDLRKLYATLTYTHHPTNVDLQQEIAFYADDFRRISVLKKSTDPQRFAQQVYANVLG
- a CDS encoding class II aldolase/adducin family protein codes for the protein MSAVLSSPDRTASGLVLADTPRQHFWFDPPAPRIDVAAERRHRQERLAAAFRLFARFGFASGLAGHITARDPELPDHFWVNPLGVHFSQIKVSDLLLVNARGETAIGQRPLNKAAFAIHAAIHEAHPHVVAAAHTHSTYGKAWSTLGRPLDPLTQDACVFYEDHALFDDFTGMIVDTSEGARIADALAKPDGTTHKGVILKNHGILTAGPTVEAAAWWYIALDNAAHTQLLAEAAGTPQPIDHATARHTHGQIGGPDGALHAFDSLFARVVADEPDLLD
- a CDS encoding LLM class flavin-dependent oxidoreductase, whose protein sequence is MSVEFIGMIQSQKQSEIHPASGPVVDPDYVRDFARAHETAGFDRILVPHHSTGPSATLTIAFAAAATERIHFMLAHRPGFTAPTLAARQIATLDQFSRGRLAVHFISGGSDSEQQRDGDFLDHDARYARTDEYLGILRRIWTEPQPFDHDGAHYRFKQGFSEVKPFQQPHVPIYFGGASDAALAVAGKHADVYALWGESLDQVRDLTTRVRAEAAKHGRQVRFSVSFRPILAATEDEAWARAHRILDETRRLREAAGLGAGGPQQSEGARRLLAAAERGSRVDKRLWTEIAKLTGARSNSTALVGTPEQVADALLDYYDLGVTTFLIRGFDPLEDAIDYGRELIPRVRGAVAARDAARRAA
- a CDS encoding acyl-CoA dehydrogenase family protein produces the protein MSASLAASSPPPQPALRLLPADLAKAADAADETNDARLAALLERLAPELAADAARNDVDGRFPHENFARLHRAGLIAQVVPREHGGAGATLAQASRIVAAVAGADPATALVLTMTYLQHRALGRADNRWPAQVRRAVFDSAVAHGALINALRVEPALGSPSRGGLPATIARRDGDGWRLSGHKLYSTGIPALRWLAVWARTDEPAPRVGVFLVPRERATDGERIRVIESWNHLGLRASGSHEVVFDDVPLPAEYAVDVRAPDAWVVSAATHADADAQADQQAWMVALLGSLYDAVARASRDWLVEFATTRAPSGLGAPLATLPRVQEAVGEIEGWLHTNRVLLDDHIARTDAGNAPSVTTSGLVKRTVTEQAIRTVEQALKLSGNHGLSRTNPLERHYRDVLCSRVHTPQDDAIAVAAGRAVLDAAPRGQTHAQADATSRNGIERGPRDA